The stretch of DNA GGTGCCGGTCTCCTTCACCCGTTCCACCACCTCGGCGTACAGCCGGGGGTCGCGGGAGGGGGCGCCGGTTTCGGGGTCTCGTACGTGAATGTGGACCACCGCAGCGCCCGCCGACGCCGCTTCCACGGCCGACCTGGCGATCTGTTCCGGAGACACGGGGACGTGCGGGGAGCGGCCGACGGTGTCGCCCGCGCCGGTCAGCGCGCAGGTGATGATGACGTTGTGATTCACAGGGGGATCCCTTCGAGTGGGGGTGAGGGGTGGGGGCGGAGGGAAACGGACCGGCACGGGGCCGTCGTTCAGGCGGTGAGTTCGCTGTCGACGAAAGCGAGGAGAGCGGTGTGCATGGTGTCGGGCCCGGTGCTGTCGGGTGCGGTGGCCAGTACCTGGGTGGCCAGCCCGTCGATCAGCGCGGTCAACCGCAGCGCGGCGAACTCCGCGTCCAAGGGCCGGAAGACACCCTGCGCGATGCCGCGACGCAGGACATCCGCGACAGTGCCGCGCCACTGCCGGTAGTAGTGCTCGTGCAGTCGGCCGACGGCGGTGGAACGGGCGGCCTGCGCCCACAGGTCCAGCCAGACCAGCCACTGCCGACGCTGCTGCTCGGTACGGGGAGTCTGTAGCGCGATCAGGTGCTCCAGCTCCGCGCGGGCGTCGGAGGCCGCGGCGAGGCCCGCGGCCCGTCGGTTGGTGTCCTCGTCCATGCACCAGCGCACGGCCGCCTCCAGCAGCTCGTCACGGCCGGGGAAGTGGTAGTGCACGGCGGCGCTGCTCATGGCGCAGGCGGCGGCGATGTCGCCGACCCGTACCTCGTGGAAACCGTGCTCCGCGATCAGCCGGACGGTCTCCCGCACGATCTGCAGCGGCCGGCCTCCCTCGGGCACAGGCGCGGGCTCCCGGCCGGGCGGCGGAGCGGGCCGCTGAGGGGAGCCGAGCAGCCGGCCCACCTCGACCCCCGCGGTCTCGGCGATACGGACGATCTCGGCGAGCGTGAATCGCCGGGTGCCGCCCAGCGACCGGGACAGTTTCGAGGGGTCCATCACGATCCTGCGCGCGAACTCACGGCGGCTGCAGCCGAGCCCGTCGATCACCTGCCGGACACGGTCCGCGACATCCCCCGCGTCCTCGTCGACCCGGTCCGTCCCATCTTCCTTCATGGTCGGCGACCGTAACAGCGTGTTGAGATCATCGCAACGTCCATGACCGCATGCGGGCTTTATCTGCCCGTTTTACGGGGGTTTTTCGGTCGTGCGGAGTGGGAGACTGATTGATGAGTCAGTGTCGGGGAGGTCGGCCTCGACGGGAAGAGCCTGGACGATGGCGAGGGTGAAGGGCCTGGCTGCGGTCGGGGGAGGGACGGGAGTCGCCACGTGGGGTCGGCGTGAGGCCCTGTTGAGGTCGGACGGGACATCATCTAGCTTTCCGGTATGGCGAACCAGATTGCGGGTGGTCCTGAACTTTCCGCCTATGTACGGGAGTTCTCACTCCGGGAGGACGAGGTTCTGCGTGATCTGCGCCGGGCGACCGCGGAGCTGCCCGCGGGGGAGGCGATGCAGGTCATGGCCGAGGAAGGACAGTTCCTCGCGTTCCTGGTCGCGGCCACCGGTGTCTCGGAGGTGCTTGAGGTCGGCACCTTCACCGGTTACAGCACCCTGTGCATGGCCCGCGCGCTGCCCCCGCGGGGACGGTTGGTCACCTGTGACATCAGTGAACGGTGGCCCGAGATCGCGGCCGATTACTGGCAGCGGGCAGGTGTCCTCGGGCGGATCGAGGTGCGTATCGGCGAGGCCGTCGACACGATGGAGAAGCTGCTCGCCGACGGAGCCGCCGACCGTTTCGGTCTTGTCTTCATCGACGCCGACAAGGCGAATTATCCGCGCTACTACGAGCTGGCGTTGCGGCTCGTCCGCCCCGGCGGCCTGATCGTGGTCGACAACACGCTTTTCTTCGG from Streptomyces tsukubensis encodes:
- a CDS encoding O-methyltransferase, with translation MANQIAGGPELSAYVREFSLREDEVLRDLRRATAELPAGEAMQVMAEEGQFLAFLVAATGVSEVLEVGTFTGYSTLCMARALPPRGRLVTCDISERWPEIAADYWQRAGVLGRIEVRIGEAVDTMEKLLADGAADRFGLVFIDADKANYPRYYELALRLVRPGGLIVVDNTLFFGRVLDPGAQDADTAGVRAVNALIRDDRRVDVSMLPMADGVTLVRRR
- a CDS encoding TetR family transcriptional regulator C-terminal domain-containing protein, giving the protein MKEDGTDRVDEDAGDVADRVRQVIDGLGCSRREFARRIVMDPSKLSRSLGGTRRFTLAEIVRIAETAGVEVGRLLGSPQRPAPPPGREPAPVPEGGRPLQIVRETVRLIAEHGFHEVRVGDIAAACAMSSAAVHYHFPGRDELLEAAVRWCMDEDTNRRAAGLAAASDARAELEHLIALQTPRTEQQRRQWLVWLDLWAQAARSTAVGRLHEHYYRQWRGTVADVLRRGIAQGVFRPLDAEFAALRLTALIDGLATQVLATAPDSTGPDTMHTALLAFVDSELTA